One part of the Bacillus sp. FJAT-27916 genome encodes these proteins:
- a CDS encoding Na(+)/H(+) antiporter subunit B has translation MKTNDLILQTVTKVATFVIVLFSIHIFFAGHYTPGGGFIGGLMTSSAIILLLLAFDLKTVKAILPVNYLLLVAVGLVFAVGTGTGALFFDAPFLTHAYHYFDLPLFGHTSLHTAVLFDTGVYLVVIGVTMTIIQTIGESE, from the coding sequence ATGAAGACGAATGATTTAATCCTGCAAACCGTCACAAAGGTAGCCACATTTGTGATTGTCCTATTCTCGATTCATATCTTCTTTGCCGGTCACTATACTCCTGGCGGAGGGTTTATCGGGGGATTGATGACATCATCGGCCATCATTTTGCTGCTCTTGGCCTTTGATTTAAAAACCGTTAAAGCCATTCTGCCTGTAAACTATTTATTGCTTGTGGCAGTGGGACTTGTATTTGCCGTCGGTACAGGAACAGGGGCATTATTCTTTGATGCTCCATTCCTGACACACGCCTATCACTATTTCGATTTGCCGCTGTTTGGCCACACATCCCTTCACACAGCTGTCCTGTTTGATACAGGGGTTTACTTAGTTGTAATCGGCGTAACAATGACCATTATCCAGACAATTGGGGAGAGTGAATAA
- a CDS encoding Na+/H+ antiporter subunit A: protein MSMLHWSILLPFIAAFCIPLTGKITRKIHTGWFVLIIPVIIFTYLCTLLPTIKEHATIMESVSWIPSLDISFDAYVDGLGLLFAMLITGIGALVILYSVFYMNKEKENLVNFYVFLLLFMGAMLGVVLSDNLIVLYTFWEFTSLSSFLLIGYWNDRKASRYGAQKSLLITFLGGLSMLGGFIALYVMGDTFSIRELISMAPELIQHPLFYFSMVLVLLGAFTKSAQFPFHIWLPDAMEAPTPVSAYLHSATMVKAGIYLVARLSPIFALSAEWVWIVGLIGIITLFWGSFNAIRQHDLKGILAFSTVSQLGMIMSMLGMGAAALHYTGNGSNVYMAATAAAIFHLINHATFKGSLFMVVGIIDHETGTRDIRKLGGLMTFMPITFTIAAIGSFSMAGLPPFNGFLSKEMFFKSTLTIANADFLSLETWGILFPVIAWVASVFTFVYCMILFFKTFTGKAKLDQLPKKPHEAPIGMLISPIVLVSLVIIWGLFPNMLAETIIEPAVAAIQPVLYAADPYHVHISMWHGLSGELWMTIGVIALGIILYKTYPAWTGIYKWMPKRYTLNSAYNKGLSWADFGSNRLTRGYMNGNIHDYLVYIFGFTFIILLYMMWRLDAFTINTTSVTPIGVYEVILAFILVTASIMILFAKSRLTSIILLGTVGYTVSLLFVLFRAPDLALTQFVIETVSTSLFLLCFYHLPKYKPKEKRMRFKVTNMVIALGVGLTMTLLALTSHSTKLFESISEYYKKVTYTEAGGENMVNVILVDFRGLDTMFEITVLAIAAIGIYTMIKLRLERRGGTE, encoded by the coding sequence ATGTCTATGCTTCATTGGAGTATATTACTGCCCTTTATAGCGGCATTTTGTATTCCGCTTACAGGCAAGATTACTCGAAAAATACATACAGGCTGGTTTGTGCTGATAATTCCGGTTATCATTTTCACCTATCTTTGCACATTGCTGCCGACAATCAAGGAGCACGCAACCATCATGGAGAGCGTATCCTGGATTCCATCGCTTGATATATCCTTTGATGCGTATGTCGATGGATTGGGCCTGCTCTTTGCTATGCTCATCACAGGGATTGGTGCCCTGGTCATTCTTTATTCCGTCTTCTATATGAATAAAGAGAAAGAGAATCTTGTTAATTTCTATGTGTTTTTGCTCCTGTTCATGGGTGCAATGCTTGGGGTTGTCCTATCTGACAACTTGATTGTTCTTTATACCTTCTGGGAGTTCACGAGCCTTTCCTCCTTCTTGCTGATCGGCTACTGGAATGACCGAAAAGCATCAAGGTATGGAGCACAGAAATCGTTATTGATCACCTTCTTAGGCGGTCTGTCCATGCTTGGAGGTTTCATCGCTTTATATGTGATGGGAGATACCTTCAGTATACGTGAGTTGATTTCAATGGCTCCGGAGTTAATCCAACATCCGCTGTTTTATTTCTCCATGGTTCTAGTCCTTCTTGGTGCATTTACAAAATCTGCCCAATTCCCATTCCATATTTGGTTACCAGATGCCATGGAAGCGCCGACACCTGTAAGTGCTTATCTACACTCGGCTACAATGGTCAAAGCCGGCATTTATTTGGTTGCTCGATTAAGCCCAATCTTTGCCCTGTCTGCTGAATGGGTTTGGATTGTTGGGCTCATTGGTATTATCACCTTATTTTGGGGCTCCTTCAATGCTATCCGACAGCATGACCTGAAAGGAATTCTCGCCTTCTCCACTGTCAGCCAGCTCGGGATGATTATGTCCATGCTGGGGATGGGTGCTGCGGCACTCCATTACACTGGGAATGGCTCCAATGTATACATGGCCGCAACAGCAGCTGCCATCTTCCATTTAATTAACCATGCGACCTTCAAGGGATCGCTCTTCATGGTTGTCGGAATCATTGACCATGAAACAGGGACAAGAGACATTCGTAAGCTTGGCGGTCTGATGACATTCATGCCAATTACGTTTACCATTGCCGCGATTGGGTCATTCTCTATGGCTGGCCTGCCGCCGTTCAATGGATTCCTGAGTAAGGAAATGTTCTTCAAAAGCACCCTGACGATTGCGAATGCTGATTTCCTTTCATTAGAAACATGGGGAATTCTCTTCCCGGTTATTGCCTGGGTTGCAAGTGTCTTTACATTCGTATACTGTATGATTTTGTTCTTTAAGACCTTTACTGGTAAAGCGAAGCTTGACCAGCTGCCGAAGAAGCCTCATGAGGCACCGATTGGTATGCTTATCTCGCCGATTGTTTTAGTATCATTGGTCATTATTTGGGGACTTTTCCCGAATATGCTTGCTGAAACCATCATTGAACCTGCTGTAGCGGCGATTCAGCCAGTCCTCTATGCAGCGGACCCGTACCATGTGCATATTTCCATGTGGCACGGCTTAAGCGGTGAGCTATGGATGACCATCGGTGTTATAGCCCTTGGTATCATTCTTTATAAAACCTATCCTGCCTGGACAGGCATTTACAAATGGATGCCAAAACGCTACACCTTAAACTCTGCCTATAATAAAGGCTTATCTTGGGCTGACTTCGGCTCCAACCGATTAACACGAGGGTACATGAATGGCAATATCCATGATTATTTAGTCTATATCTTTGGATTTACCTTTATCATCCTGCTTTACATGATGTGGAGACTTGATGCTTTCACTATTAATACGACCTCCGTTACACCAATCGGGGTCTATGAGGTAATTCTCGCTTTCATTCTTGTAACAGCATCCATCATGATTCTGTTTGCCAAGTCAAGACTTACATCAATCATCTTGCTTGGTACAGTTGGCTATACCGTTTCCTTGCTCTTTGTGTTATTCAGAGCACCAGACCTTGCGTTAACGCAATTTGTCATCGAAACAGTATCCACTTCATTATTCTTGCTCTGCTTCTATCATTTGCCGAAATATAAACCAAAAGAGAAAAGAATGAGATTCAAGGTAACCAATATGGTAATTGCTCTTGGTGTCGGTCTGACGATGACTCTTCTGGCACTTACTTCACATAGTACAAAATTATTTGAATCCATCTCTGAGTATTATAAGAAAGTTACGTATACAGAAGCAGGCGGGGAAAACATGGTCAACGTCATCCTCGTCGATTTCCGCGGCTTGGATACGATGTTTGAGATTACCGTATTGGCGATTGCAGCCATTGGTATCTATACGATGATCAAGCTTCGTCTTGAAAGAAGAGGAGGGACAGAATGA
- the kapD gene encoding 3'-5' exonuclease KapD, which translates to MYERGAHLFIDFEFTMPEGKNNPFGFYPEIIEVGWILVKEDEIIDQYTSYVKPEAFPRLTSRCKKFLNITDEHVSRGISFEELVVLLKKVNSEKPAIVTWGNNDMKVLSQNCRNRGFKMPLTGKQIDLSNEYKRFFGDKNQTGLWKAVQQYGNSGNGKQHRALDDAINTYHIFRLVEQDKRYLDNHESTTIGDIIDFSTLLNELK; encoded by the coding sequence ATGTATGAGAGAGGTGCTCATTTATTCATAGACTTTGAGTTTACGATGCCTGAAGGAAAGAATAATCCCTTTGGCTTCTATCCGGAAATTATCGAAGTCGGCTGGATCCTCGTTAAGGAGGATGAAATCATTGATCAATACACGTCCTATGTGAAGCCAGAAGCATTTCCGAGGTTAACTTCAAGATGTAAGAAATTCCTTAATATTACGGATGAACATGTAAGCCGGGGAATCTCATTTGAGGAGCTGGTTGTCTTATTGAAGAAAGTGAACAGCGAGAAGCCTGCCATTGTCACATGGGGAAATAATGATATGAAGGTGCTCTCGCAAAATTGCCGAAACCGCGGTTTTAAGATGCCGTTAACGGGTAAGCAGATTGACCTATCCAATGAGTACAAACGCTTCTTTGGCGACAAAAATCAGACAGGCTTATGGAAGGCTGTGCAGCAATATGGAAATTCGGGAAATGGCAAGCAGCACCGCGCCTTGGATGATGCCATTAATACTTATCATATTTTCCGGCTTGTTGAACAAGATAAGCGTTATCTGGATAACCATGAATCAACGACAATTGGGGATATCATTGATTTTTCCACACTGCTTAATGAACTGAAATAA